In bacterium, one genomic interval encodes:
- a CDS encoding type II toxin-antitoxin system VapC family toxin, translating into MMIVIDTSALIRFFTNDDPTKAQKVRQLLNSSEKIILQDVVFPELEYVLGDAYGVTRPELEKTFWFLISRPNVKINSSVKVALDIFKQTKLDFADCLIVAQATGKKLASFDKKMLKTVGVSPYWHD; encoded by the coding sequence ATGATGATCGTGATTGATACCAGCGCCTTGATTCGTTTTTTTACCAACGACGACCCAACCAAAGCCCAAAAGGTTAGACAACTGCTTAACTCCAGCGAAAAGATTATATTACAGGATGTTGTCTTTCCGGAGCTTGAGTATGTCCTTGGAGACGCCTATGGGGTCACACGCCCAGAACTTGAAAAGACTTTCTGGTTTTTGATCAGCCGTCCTAATGTAAAGATTAACTCGAGCGTCAAGGTAGCTCTTGATATCTTTAAGCAAACGAAGCTTGATTTTGCCGATTGCCTGATTGTCGCTCAAGCGACGGGGAAAAAACTTGCCAGCTTTGATAAAAAAATGCTCAAGACAGTTGGGGTCAGCCCTTATTGGCACGACTGA